The following proteins are encoded in a genomic region of Bacteroidota bacterium:
- a CDS encoding glycosyltransferase family 9 protein, whose product MHPQTIRKIDYWFGQPICFLLSLFSSASNKVEKPKKIIFLKFIEQGATVLAYSAIKRAAELVGRENVYFCVFSNNRPILDIFDVIPEKNIITLSDKSFFSFIFDSVSALRKIRREKIDTVIDMEFFSRASAIFSFMTGANTRVGLHRFSSELPYRGNLMTHRIQYNPYLHTSIFYHSLVEATLQNPAEVPMMKIPKNNLTSALSVFSPSEREKKEMNEKIKEAFGSEPKKIIVLNPNASDLLPLRKWDKQNFIELGKNIIAENPNTCIAISGAPSEQKEAEEICKQIGSSKAVSFAGKTTLRELLTLYFLSAILVTNDSGPGHFSSLTTIRTIILFGPETPKLFGPISPNAHVIWKELTCSPCVNVFNHRFSPCNNNVCMTSISVDEVYSAVKNYLN is encoded by the coding sequence ATGCATCCTCAAACAATTCGCAAGATAGACTATTGGTTCGGTCAGCCGATTTGTTTTTTGCTTTCACTTTTCAGTTCTGCATCAAATAAAGTTGAGAAGCCAAAAAAAATTATTTTCCTGAAATTTATTGAACAGGGCGCAACGGTTCTTGCATACAGCGCGATTAAACGTGCAGCAGAATTAGTTGGAAGAGAAAATGTTTACTTCTGCGTTTTTTCAAATAACCGCCCGATACTGGATATTTTTGATGTGATTCCGGAAAAAAATATTATCACGCTCAGCGACAAATCATTTTTCAGTTTTATTTTTGATTCGGTGTCTGCGCTGAGGAAAATACGCAGAGAAAAAATTGATACAGTGATTGATATGGAATTTTTCTCCCGCGCTTCGGCTATTTTTTCTTTTATGACCGGAGCAAATACCCGCGTTGGCTTACATCGTTTTTCCAGCGAACTCCCCTACAGGGGAAATTTAATGACGCACCGCATACAGTATAATCCATATCTGCATACTTCGATTTTTTACCATTCACTTGTTGAAGCGACTCTGCAAAATCCTGCTGAAGTGCCGATGATGAAGATTCCGAAGAACAATCTCACTTCCGCTCTTTCTGTTTTTTCTCCGAGTGAAAGAGAAAAAAAAGAAATGAATGAAAAGATAAAAGAGGCATTTGGTTCTGAACCGAAAAAAATTATCGTTCTCAATCCAAACGCAAGTGATTTGCTTCCTCTGAGAAAATGGGATAAGCAGAACTTTATTGAACTTGGAAAAAATATCATTGCTGAAAATCCAAACACATGCATTGCAATCTCTGGCGCTCCTTCCGAACAAAAAGAAGCAGAAGAAATTTGCAAGCAGATTGGTTCTTCAAAAGCGGTTTCCTTTGCCGGAAAAACTACGCTAAGAGAATTGCTTACCCTTTATTTTCTGTCTGCTATTCTTGTAACTAACGACAGCGGACCAGGTCATTTTTCTTCGCTCACAACTATTCGCACGATAATTTTATTCGGACCTGAAACACCAAAATTATTTGGACCTATTTCTCCTAATGCGCATGTCATCTGGAAAGAACTCACGTGTAGTCCCTGTGTGAATGTTTTCAATCATCGCTTTTCACCCTGCAATAATAATGTGTGCATGACATCAATTTCTGTAGATGAAGTTTATTCTGCGGTAAA